One Microbacterium sp. No. 7 genomic window carries:
- the glgA gene encoding glycogen synthase: MRVDVVTKEYPPEIYGGAGVHVTELVRALRTAIDVHVRAFGAERDEDGTTSYGVPAELRSANAAIQTLGTDLEIVGDVAGADVVHSHTWYANFAGHLASLLHGIPHVVTAHSLEPLRPWKAEQLGGGYAVSSYIEKTAYEGAAAIVAVSEGMRQDILRSYPSLDPDRVKVIYNGIDVEAWHPREDAALLERLGIDPARPSVVFVGRITRQKGLPYFLRAAERLPRDVQLVLCAGAPDTPEIMAEVQGLVRDLQAQRDGVVWIEEFLPREQLCAILSSATTFVCPSVYEPLGIVNLEAMACGAAVVGTATGGIPEVVVDGVTGRLVPIEQVQDGTGTPTDPERFVSDLAAVLTEVVSDPAKARAYGEAGRRRAAEDFSWSAIADATAALYREVVASGRAGAPGR, encoded by the coding sequence ATGCGAGTCGACGTGGTCACGAAGGAGTATCCGCCGGAGATCTATGGGGGTGCCGGAGTGCATGTCACCGAGCTCGTGCGCGCCCTGCGCACGGCCATCGACGTGCACGTCAGGGCCTTCGGGGCGGAGCGCGACGAGGACGGCACGACGTCGTACGGCGTGCCCGCGGAGCTGCGCTCGGCGAACGCCGCGATCCAGACGCTCGGCACCGATCTGGAGATCGTCGGCGACGTCGCGGGCGCCGATGTCGTGCACAGCCACACCTGGTACGCGAACTTCGCCGGCCACCTCGCCTCGCTGCTGCACGGCATCCCGCACGTCGTCACGGCGCACTCGCTCGAGCCGCTGCGGCCGTGGAAGGCGGAGCAGCTGGGCGGCGGGTACGCCGTCTCGAGCTACATCGAGAAGACCGCCTACGAGGGCGCCGCGGCGATCGTCGCGGTGAGCGAGGGCATGCGCCAGGACATCCTGCGCAGCTATCCGTCGCTCGACCCCGACCGGGTCAAGGTCATCTACAACGGCATCGACGTCGAGGCCTGGCACCCGCGGGAGGACGCCGCGCTGCTGGAGCGCCTCGGCATCGACCCGGCGCGTCCGTCGGTCGTGTTCGTCGGGCGCATCACGCGCCAGAAGGGCCTGCCCTACTTCCTGCGCGCCGCCGAGCGCCTGCCCCGGGACGTGCAGCTCGTCCTCTGCGCCGGGGCGCCCGACACGCCCGAGATCATGGCCGAGGTGCAGGGGCTCGTGCGCGACCTGCAGGCGCAGCGCGACGGCGTCGTGTGGATCGAGGAGTTCCTGCCGCGCGAGCAGCTGTGCGCCATCCTCTCCAGCGCGACGACGTTCGTGTGCCCCTCGGTGTACGAGCCGCTCGGCATCGTCAACCTGGAGGCCATGGCGTGCGGCGCCGCGGTCGTGGGCACCGCGACGGGCGGCATCCCCGAGGTCGTCGTGGACGGCGTGACGGGCCGGCTCGTGCCCATCGAGCAGGTGCAGGACGGCACCGGCACGCCGACCGACCCCGAGCGGTTCGTCTCCGACCTCGCGGCCGTGCTCACCGAGGTCGTCTCCGACCCCGCGAAGGCGCGCGCCTACGGCGAGGCGGGCCGGCGGCGGGCGGCCGAGGACTTCAGCTGGAGCGCCATCGCCGACGCGACGGCCGCACTCTACCGGGAGGTCGTGGCGTCGGGTCGCGCGGGCGCACCCGGCCGATAG
- a CDS encoding 3'-5' exonuclease, with translation MNERRPDTLPLWDDDEWHDGERRDGPGQADEPAPAPTPEWAHRLGVFDLETTGVDVAGDRIVTAHVGVLAADGTAISARTWLADPGVPIPAAASEVHGITTAHARASGRPAREVVAEIIDALRELFAQGIPVVAYNAPFDFSLLRHEALRHGIPPIDDPAPVIDPLVVDKRVDRFRKGKRTLEAVAQHYAVPLDGAHDASADATAAGRVAQAIASRFELPASALDLHAEQVGWAQEQSASLTEYLVRVGRLDPAEELDGSWPIR, from the coding sequence ATGAACGAGCGGCGGCCCGACACCCTCCCCCTGTGGGACGACGACGAGTGGCACGACGGCGAGCGGCGCGACGGTCCGGGGCAGGCCGACGAGCCCGCCCCGGCGCCGACCCCCGAGTGGGCGCACCGCCTCGGCGTGTTCGACCTGGAGACGACGGGCGTCGACGTGGCGGGCGATCGCATCGTGACGGCGCACGTGGGCGTGCTCGCCGCCGACGGCACCGCGATCAGCGCGCGGACGTGGCTGGCCGACCCCGGCGTTCCCATTCCCGCGGCGGCATCCGAGGTGCACGGCATCACGACGGCGCATGCGCGGGCGTCGGGCCGGCCCGCGCGCGAGGTCGTCGCCGAGATCATCGACGCCCTGCGCGAGCTGTTCGCCCAGGGCATTCCCGTCGTGGCATACAACGCGCCGTTCGACTTCTCCCTGCTGCGGCACGAGGCCCTGCGGCACGGCATCCCGCCCATCGACGATCCCGCCCCCGTCATCGACCCGCTCGTCGTCGACAAGCGCGTCGATCGCTTCCGCAAGGGCAAGCGCACCCTCGAGGCGGTCGCGCAGCACTACGCCGTGCCGCTCGACGGCGCGCACGACGCGTCGGCCGACGCGACCGCGGCCGGACGCGTCGCACAGGCGATCGCGAGCCGCTTCGAGCTGCCCGCGTCGGCGCTCGACCTGCACGCCGAGCAGGTCGGCTGGGCGCAGGAGCAGTCGGCGAGCCTGACCGAGTACCTCGTGCGCGTGGGACGGCTCGACCCCGCCGAGGAGCTCGACGGCAGCTGGCCGATCCGCTGA
- a CDS encoding type B 50S ribosomal protein L31, which yields MKTDIHPEYQAVVFRDLGSGETFLTRSTVTSDKTIELDGVTYPVIDVEISSASHPFYTGKQRIMDSAGRVEKFNQRFKNFGSK from the coding sequence ATGAAGACCGACATCCACCCCGAGTACCAGGCGGTCGTGTTCCGCGACCTCGGCTCCGGCGAGACCTTTCTGACCCGTTCGACGGTCACGAGCGACAAGACGATCGAGCTCGACGGCGTGACGTATCCCGTCATCGACGTCGAGATCTCCTCCGCGTCGCACCCGTTCTACACGGGCAAGCAGCGCATCATGGACTCGGCCGGCCGCGTCGAGAAGTTCAACCAGCGCTTCAAGAACTTCGGCAGCAAGTAA
- a CDS encoding ABC transporter ATP-binding protein, producing MPQALDFSDVVVRRHSRNIVDGVDWTVNGDERWVVLGPNGAGKTTLLQLAFTLIHPTSGTVTILDERLGRSDVFELRPRIGFASSSMARRVPHEETVIDVVLTAAYSVLGRWRERYESVDERRARRVLAEWRLDQLAERTFGTLSDGEQKRVQIARAVMTDPELLLLDEPTASLDLGAREELLGLLSGYAQAPGTPAMVMVTHHVEEIPVGFTHVLLLREGRVVAQGPIAETLTAQNLTATFGMEIALTEADGRYAARAVAASES from the coding sequence ATGCCCCAGGCCCTCGATTTCTCCGATGTCGTCGTCCGCCGTCACAGCCGCAATATCGTCGACGGGGTCGACTGGACCGTCAACGGCGACGAGCGCTGGGTCGTGCTCGGCCCCAACGGCGCCGGGAAGACGACGCTGCTGCAGCTCGCGTTCACGCTGATCCACCCGACGTCGGGCACCGTGACGATCCTCGACGAGCGGCTCGGACGCTCCGACGTGTTCGAGCTGCGCCCGCGCATCGGGTTCGCCTCGTCGTCGATGGCGCGTCGCGTGCCGCACGAGGAGACCGTGATCGACGTCGTGCTGACCGCGGCGTACTCGGTGCTCGGCCGCTGGCGCGAGCGGTACGAATCGGTCGACGAGCGCCGCGCCCGCCGCGTGCTCGCGGAGTGGCGGCTCGACCAGCTCGCCGAGCGCACGTTCGGCACGCTCTCCGACGGAGAGCAGAAGCGCGTGCAGATCGCGCGCGCGGTCATGACCGACCCGGAGCTGCTGCTGCTCGACGAGCCCACCGCGAGCCTCGACCTCGGGGCGCGCGAGGAGCTGCTCGGCCTGCTCAGCGGCTACGCGCAGGCCCCCGGCACGCCGGCGATGGTGATGGTGACGCACCACGTCGAGGAGATCCCCGTCGGGTTCACGCACGTGCTGCTGCTGCGCGAGGGCCGCGTCGTCGCGCAGGGGCCGATCGCCGAGACGCTCACGGCGCAGAACCTGACGGCGACGTTCGGCATGGAGATCGCGCTGACCGAGGCCGACGGGCGCTATGCGGCGCGGGCCGTCGCGGCATCCGAAAGCTGA